Proteins encoded within one genomic window of Sphingomonas sp. NBWT7:
- the lptG gene encoding LPS export ABC transporter permease LptG: MTSFFPSRTVSLYMGRMFLLRTFGVLAGLVLVLQALDLLGESGKILAVPGNGDAEVWRYMSLRVPEIIARFLPFSVLLGTILTLITMNQNSEIVALKSSGMSAHQVLAPLILASVGVAVLSFAFNDRIVARATATLDQWQKVNYGALPIDRGDRGNVWVRTGDDLVQVDQIKGRGDTAQLGNITLYEREGGSLRGIVTAPTGRRSGDGWAIGPARRFDVASGKIVQLGTTVIARGVTPDQFTLATVDADGLSFRALNAAIDDLAAAGRPTKALEGALWHKLSGPLSSVLMPLLGAVAAFGIARSGKLFVRAVIGMALGFAYFVADNFALAMGNLGAYPPFLAAWAPFLLFLLIGEAVLLRTEE, from the coding sequence ATGACCTCATTCTTTCCCTCGCGCACCGTGTCGCTCTACATGGGGCGCATGTTCCTTCTGCGCACGTTCGGCGTCCTCGCCGGACTGGTGCTGGTGCTCCAGGCGCTCGACCTGCTCGGTGAATCGGGCAAGATCCTTGCGGTGCCCGGCAACGGGGACGCCGAGGTGTGGCGCTACATGTCGCTGCGCGTGCCCGAGATCATCGCGCGCTTCCTGCCGTTCTCCGTCCTGCTCGGCACGATTCTGACGCTGATCACGATGAACCAGAACAGCGAGATCGTGGCACTGAAGTCCTCGGGCATGTCGGCGCATCAGGTGCTTGCGCCACTGATCCTTGCCAGCGTCGGCGTGGCGGTGCTGAGCTTCGCGTTCAACGATCGCATCGTCGCGCGCGCCACCGCCACGCTCGATCAATGGCAGAAGGTGAATTACGGCGCGCTGCCGATCGATCGCGGCGACCGCGGCAACGTGTGGGTGCGCACCGGCGACGATCTGGTGCAGGTCGATCAGATCAAGGGGCGCGGCGATACAGCGCAGCTCGGCAACATCACGCTCTACGAGCGCGAGGGCGGCAGCCTGCGCGGGATCGTCACCGCCCCCACCGGGCGGCGCAGCGGCGACGGCTGGGCGATCGGCCCGGCACGCCGCTTCGACGTGGCGAGCGGCAAGATAGTCCAGCTGGGGACGACGGTGATCGCGCGCGGCGTGACCCCCGATCAGTTCACGCTGGCGACGGTCGATGCCGACGGCCTGTCGTTCCGCGCCCTCAACGCCGCGATCGACGATCTCGCCGCGGCAGGGCGGCCGACCAAGGCGCTCGAAGGCGCGCTGTGGCACAAGCTGTCGGGGCCCCTGTCGTCGGTGCTGATGCCGCTGCTCGGCGCGGTCGCGGCGTTCGGCATTGCCCGATCGGGCAAGCTCTTCGTCCGCGCGGTGATCGGCATGGCGCTCGGCTTCGCCTATTTCGTCGCTGACAATTTCGCGCTGGCGATGGGCAATCTGGGTGCCTACCCGCCGTTCCTCGCGGCGTGGGCGCCCTTCCTCTTGTTTCTGCTGATCGGCGAGGCGGTGCTGCTGCGCACCGAGGAATAG
- a CDS encoding fatty acid desaturase: MNTMTLDRASAAPTALRSPIADDRAMLKAAADLTRDLSAPRPAIYWADLVASAVVGYAALVVAIVATPLWATLLAVVVAMLALYRGMSFIHELTHVKHASLPGFRTGYNALIGVPMLVPSFMYEGVHNLHHARTRYGTSEDPEYLPLALMKPWSLPLFVLIAALAPIALIFRFGILSPLSVIVPPLRRVVVERYSALAINPHFRRRMPEGAAKAQWNRIETACALWAMTLIALVASGTMPLRTFAIIIAVASGVAVVNQLRTLVAHLWENEGEAMTVTAQYLDTVNVPPPATLPALWAPVGLRYHALHHLIPGVPYHALGEAHRRISAALDPASPYHRASYAGMPGLVAKIARSTMLPR, translated from the coding sequence ATGAATACGATGACGCTCGACCGTGCGAGTGCCGCGCCGACGGCACTGCGATCGCCGATCGCCGACGACCGCGCGATGCTGAAGGCCGCCGCCGACCTGACGCGCGACCTCTCCGCGCCGCGACCGGCGATCTACTGGGCCGACCTCGTCGCTTCCGCCGTCGTCGGTTACGCTGCGCTGGTCGTCGCTATCGTCGCCACGCCGCTGTGGGCGACGCTGCTCGCTGTTGTGGTCGCGATGCTTGCGCTCTACCGCGGGATGAGCTTCATCCACGAGCTGACGCACGTGAAGCACGCGTCGCTGCCGGGCTTCCGTACCGGCTACAATGCGCTAATCGGCGTGCCGATGCTGGTGCCGTCGTTCATGTACGAAGGCGTGCACAATCTCCATCACGCGCGCACGCGCTACGGCACGTCGGAGGATCCCGAATATCTCCCGCTCGCGCTGATGAAGCCGTGGTCGCTGCCGCTGTTCGTGCTGATCGCCGCGCTTGCGCCGATCGCGCTGATCTTCCGCTTTGGCATATTGTCGCCCCTATCGGTGATCGTGCCGCCGCTGCGCCGCGTGGTGGTGGAGCGTTACTCCGCGCTGGCGATCAACCCGCACTTCCGCCGCCGCATGCCCGAGGGCGCGGCGAAGGCGCAGTGGAATCGGATCGAGACGGCGTGTGCGCTTTGGGCGATGACGCTGATTGCGCTCGTCGCGAGCGGCACGATGCCGCTGCGGACCTTCGCGATCATCATCGCGGTCGCCTCGGGCGTGGCGGTGGTCAACCAGCTGCGTACTTTGGTTGCGCATCTGTGGGAGAACGAGGGCGAGGCGATGACCGTCACCGCCCAGTATCTAGACACCGTCAACGTTCCGCCGCCCGCGACGCTGCCCGCGCTGTGGGCACCGGTTGGGCTGCGCTACCACGCGCTTCACCACCTGATCCCCGGCGTGCCGTATCACGCGCTGGGTGAGGCGCATCGCCGAATCAGCGCCGCGCTCGATCCAGCCTCGCCGTATCACCGCGCGAGCTACGCCGGCATGCCGGGGCTCGTCGCCAAGATCGCGCGGAGCACGATGCTGCCGCGCTGA
- a CDS encoding ferritin-like domain-containing protein: MTIALPSVATVARAVLETAEPAAKIKAARRAARAWRQGDLAHRFDTEMPAAPARPDRPELLLPGRMPRRGKAGSERGRIALLHALAHIEFTAIDLAFDLVGRFGAQFSRSFVDDWISVGADEAIHFALLDRRLRALGSGYGALPAHAGLWEAADATTDDVVARLAVVPMALEARGLDVTPVTVERFVAAGDVASARILQRIYHDEIRHVGYGTKWFGIACETNGFVPVTHWRAIILARFRGIVKAPFNGSARDSAGLTREFYADLA, encoded by the coding sequence GTGACGATCGCATTGCCTAGTGTCGCGACTGTGGCGCGCGCGGTGCTGGAAACTGCCGAGCCCGCCGCCAAGATCAAGGCGGCGCGGCGCGCGGCGCGGGCTTGGCGGCAGGGTGATCTCGCACATCGCTTCGACACGGAGATGCCCGCCGCGCCCGCGCGGCCAGATCGACCCGAACTGCTGCTGCCGGGGAGGATGCCGCGACGCGGCAAGGCGGGATCGGAGCGCGGGCGGATCGCGCTGCTCCATGCGCTGGCGCACATCGAATTTACCGCGATCGATCTCGCCTTCGACCTAGTCGGCCGTTTCGGAGCGCAGTTTTCGCGCAGCTTCGTCGACGACTGGATCTCGGTCGGCGCCGACGAGGCCATCCACTTCGCGCTGCTCGATCGGCGGCTGCGCGCGCTCGGCAGCGGTTACGGCGCGCTGCCCGCACACGCCGGGCTGTGGGAAGCGGCGGACGCGACCACCGACGACGTCGTCGCGCGCCTCGCGGTCGTGCCGATGGCGCTCGAGGCGCGCGGGCTCGACGTCACGCCGGTAACGGTCGAGCGGTTCGTCGCGGCCGGCGACGTTGCCAGTGCGAGGATCCTCCAGCGCATCTACCACGACGAGATCCGCCATGTCGGATACGGCACCAAATGGTTCGGAATCGCATGTGAGACGAACGGATTCGTGCCCGTTACGCATTGGCGCGCGATCATCCTGGCGCGATTTCGCGGCATCGTGAAAGCGCCGTTCAACGGCTCGGCGCGCGACTCTGCCGGCCTGACGCGCGAATTCTATGCCGATCTTGCGTAA
- the erpA gene encoding iron-sulfur cluster insertion protein ErpA, with translation MATLAPDIALTASAAARVAAIAAKQNKPAILRLSVEGGGCSGFQYKFGFADAPEAGDTIAETDGVRLVVDDISLDLVRGASVDYVESLGGAAFRVDNPVAASGCGCGTSFSV, from the coding sequence ATGGCAACGCTCGCACCCGATATCGCACTGACCGCGTCCGCCGCCGCGCGCGTCGCGGCGATCGCCGCCAAGCAGAACAAGCCCGCGATCCTGCGCCTGTCGGTCGAAGGCGGCGGTTGCTCCGGTTTCCAGTACAAATTCGGGTTCGCCGACGCTCCTGAGGCCGGCGACACGATCGCCGAAACCGATGGCGTCCGCCTGGTCGTCGACGACATCAGCCTCGATCTCGTTCGCGGTGCGTCGGTCGACTATGTCGAATCGCTCGGCGGCGCGGCGTTCCGGGTCGACAATCCCGTCGCGGCATCGGGTTGCGGTTGCGGCACCAGCTTCTCGGTGTAA
- the lptF gene encoding LPS export ABC transporter permease LptF — protein MARLIALPLFSTLILSAMLLVLDRMLRLFDFVATEGGPVNVVWKLLANLLPEYLGLGIPIGLMLGILLAFRRLATSSELDVMRGVGMSYGRLLRVPYMYATVLALANLAIVGYIQPRARYAYEGLRFELRTGALGASIKVGEFTHLGDRMTLRIERSRDKGRELSGIFVRAQTPKGDWIGVTAQRGQFLATDDPNTIIFRLTNGTLIHNRPEFATPRVLTFSAHDLPIDLPRFESFRARGGRNLEYTIPELARLGKSGGSEQARDSSQAELYFRLAEVLTMFLLPLLAVALGVPPKRSTSALGVFLSIVMVVAYHKVNQYAASIGELGRVDPFIALWTPFAIFAGLIVWMFYTLAYVPGGQPIGALERVAGKALKAITRRLPGRRRTEARA, from the coding sequence ATGGCCCGGCTGATCGCATTGCCGCTGTTCTCGACGCTGATCCTGTCGGCGATGCTGCTGGTGCTCGACCGCATGCTGCGGCTGTTCGATTTCGTCGCGACCGAGGGCGGCCCGGTCAACGTCGTGTGGAAGCTGCTGGCGAACCTGCTGCCCGAATATCTCGGCCTCGGTATCCCGATCGGGCTGATGCTCGGCATCCTGCTCGCCTTCCGCCGGCTCGCTACCTCGTCCGAGCTCGACGTGATGCGCGGCGTCGGCATGAGCTACGGCCGGCTGCTGCGCGTGCCGTATATGTATGCCACCGTGCTGGCGCTCGCGAACCTCGCGATCGTCGGCTACATTCAGCCGCGGGCGCGCTACGCCTATGAAGGGTTGCGGTTCGAGCTGCGCACCGGCGCGCTCGGCGCGTCGATAAAGGTCGGCGAGTTCACGCATCTCGGCGACCGCATGACGCTGCGGATCGAACGCAGCCGCGACAAGGGGCGCGAGCTGTCGGGTATTTTCGTGCGCGCGCAGACGCCCAAGGGCGACTGGATCGGCGTGACGGCGCAGCGCGGGCAGTTCCTTGCCACCGACGATCCGAACACGATCATTTTCCGGCTGACCAATGGCACGCTGATCCACAACCGGCCCGAATTCGCGACGCCGCGCGTGCTGACGTTCAGCGCGCACGACTTGCCGATCGACCTCCCGCGGTTCGAGAGCTTCCGCGCGCGTGGCGGGCGCAATCTCGAATATACCATCCCCGAGCTCGCGCGGCTGGGGAAGAGCGGCGGGAGCGAGCAGGCACGCGACAGCAGCCAGGCCGAACTCTATTTCCGGCTGGCAGAGGTGCTGACGATGTTCCTGCTGCCGCTGCTGGCGGTCGCGCTCGGCGTGCCACCGAAGCGCTCGACCTCGGCGCTCGGCGTGTTCCTGTCGATCGTGATGGTCGTCGCCTATCACAAGGTGAACCAGTACGCCGCGTCGATCGGCGAGCTTGGCCGGGTCGACCCGTTCATCGCGCTGTGGACGCCGTTCGCGATCTTCGCCGGGCTGATCGTCTGGATGTTCTACACGCTGGCCTATGTCCCCGGCGGGCAACCGATCGGCGCGCTCGAACGCGTCGCGGGCAAGGCGCTGAAGGCGATCACGCGTCGGCTGCCCGGACGTCGCCGAACGGAGGCGCGCGCATGA
- a CDS encoding M23 family metallopeptidase has product MTKIFTASVNGLAAGARSAFAPRHVIFHDGQSIRRIRLGGVSQGLVAGVAATVVAFAGYGAASATGDAAVAAGLAAPVQSEQRLATMERKLVRMQARVATIRETAEQHAARIEQRQALLAAALTGEGDEKKLALATLKLQPTDDRLAAYVVAPFGKLEQRQATLAGEATRQLQQRYAMATREIRKLGLRPDRIVKQGAAMGGPLIPAASAEATADLSADAQFRSLFMTWKKLDTLEQGVIAIPSVQPVQHLSFTSNFGIRSDPFRGSAAMHAGVDIPGPTGTPIYATADGIISHAERQGGYGNMVEINHGKGIATRYGHLSKIIVTANGRVRRGQIIGLMGSTGRSTGPHLHYEVRIDGHAVNPVPFLTTADYLLAAKDRSVGQIPISATGPAAQDGL; this is encoded by the coding sequence ATGACCAAGATTTTTACCGCGTCTGTTAACGGCCTTGCCGCCGGCGCCCGTTCGGCCTTCGCGCCGCGGCACGTGATCTTCCACGACGGCCAGTCGATCCGCCGGATCCGCCTCGGCGGGGTGTCGCAGGGTCTCGTTGCTGGGGTTGCCGCCACCGTCGTCGCTTTCGCGGGCTATGGCGCGGCTAGCGCGACGGGTGACGCCGCGGTGGCGGCCGGCCTCGCTGCACCGGTACAGAGCGAGCAGCGTCTCGCCACGATGGAGCGCAAGCTCGTCCGCATGCAGGCGCGCGTCGCCACTATCCGCGAGACTGCCGAGCAGCATGCTGCGCGGATCGAGCAGCGCCAGGCGCTGCTTGCCGCCGCGCTGACGGGGGAGGGTGATGAGAAGAAGCTTGCGCTGGCGACGCTCAAGCTTCAGCCGACCGACGATCGGCTTGCCGCCTATGTCGTGGCGCCGTTCGGCAAGCTCGAGCAGCGCCAGGCGACGCTTGCCGGCGAAGCGACGCGGCAGCTGCAGCAGCGCTACGCCATGGCGACGCGCGAGATCCGCAAGCTCGGCCTGCGCCCCGACCGCATCGTGAAGCAGGGCGCGGCGATGGGTGGTCCGCTGATCCCGGCCGCGAGCGCCGAGGCGACCGCCGATCTCAGCGCCGACGCTCAGTTCCGTTCGCTGTTCATGACCTGGAAGAAGCTCGACACGCTCGAGCAGGGCGTGATTGCGATCCCCTCCGTCCAGCCGGTCCAGCATCTTAGCTTCACCAGCAATTTCGGGATCCGCAGCGATCCGTTCCGCGGGTCGGCGGCGATGCACGCCGGCGTCGACATCCCCGGCCCGACGGGCACGCCGATCTATGCCACCGCCGACGGGATCATCAGCCACGCCGAGCGCCAGGGCGGCTACGGCAATATGGTCGAGATCAATCACGGCAAGGGCATCGCCACCCGCTACGGCCACCTGTCGAAGATCATCGTGACCGCCAACGGGCGGGTGCGTCGCGGGCAGATCATCGGCCTGATGGGGTCGACCGGCCGTTCGACCGGGCCGCACCTCCATTATGAGGTCCGCATCGATGGCCATGCGGTCAATCCGGTGCCGTTCCTCACTACCGCGGATTATCTGCTTGCGGCGAAGGATCGTTCGGTCGGCCAGATCCCGATCTCGGCGACCGGCCCGGCGGCGCAGGACGGCCTCTGA
- the xth gene encoding exodeoxyribonuclease III yields the protein MKIVTYNVNGIKARLPRLLEYLAEQQPDIVCLQELKSSDETFPEAEIRAAGYGAVWHGQKGFNGVAVLAKGIDPVERQRGLDGEPEDDHSRYLECDVDGLTVASIYLPNGNPQPGPKFDYKIRWIERLAARARVLLAAELPAVLAGDYNVIANDDDTFSVRAMADDALMQPESRAGYRALLAQGWTDALRVRHPAGRVWTFWDYQAGAWQRDAGFRIDHLLLSPAVADRLVEAGVDKAYRGREKASDHVPTWVRLR from the coding sequence GTGAAGATCGTCACCTACAACGTCAACGGCATCAAGGCGCGGTTGCCGCGCCTGCTCGAATATCTCGCCGAGCAGCAGCCCGATATCGTCTGCTTGCAGGAACTGAAGTCGAGCGATGAGACTTTTCCCGAGGCGGAGATCCGCGCTGCCGGCTATGGCGCGGTGTGGCACGGGCAGAAGGGGTTCAACGGCGTCGCAGTGCTCGCCAAGGGCATCGATCCTGTCGAGCGGCAGCGCGGCCTCGATGGCGAGCCCGAGGACGATCACAGCCGCTATCTCGAGTGCGACGTCGACGGGCTGACGGTCGCGTCGATCTATCTGCCGAACGGCAATCCGCAGCCCGGCCCGAAGTTCGACTACAAGATCCGCTGGATCGAGCGGCTGGCGGCGCGTGCGCGCGTCCTGCTCGCGGCGGAATTGCCGGCGGTGCTCGCGGGCGATTACAACGTCATCGCCAACGACGACGATACCTTTTCGGTGCGGGCGATGGCGGACGACGCGCTGATGCAGCCCGAGAGCCGCGCAGGCTACCGCGCGCTGCTCGCACAGGGGTGGACCGATGCGCTGCGCGTGCGGCATCCCGCCGGGCGCGTGTGGACTTTCTGGGATTATCAGGCGGGGGCGTGGCAGCGTGACGCGGGCTTCCGCATCGATCACCTGCTGCTGTCGCCGGCAGTGGCGGATCGCTTGGTCGAGGCCGGCGTGGACAAGGCGTATCGCGGTCGCGAGAAAGCCAGCGACCACGTGCCGACTTGGGTCCGGCTGCGCTGA
- a CDS encoding N-acetyltransferase, translating to MAAAITIRPISSKRDRKAFVDLPFRLYRDDPNWVPPLKGEALGLITPEKNGWYSHAKAQLFLAERDGRVVGRISAHIDTLAQQMPAAQGFGPGSGQWGLMEAEDEDIFRALLGSAEEWLRAQGVALVLGPISQSIWEEPGLLIEGFDHPPTVMMGHAKPAYRGWIEAAGYHPIKQVMTYELDIRPDFPPIVQRIIKSGEKNPRIVVREVDKRRFDEEAAIILSILNDAWEANWGFVPLTPPEIKDVGVKLKPIVFNDLIRIAELDGKPVAFMITLPDLNEPLAGLNGSLLPFGWAKLLLWLRKPKVRTMRVPLMGVVKELQSSRMASQLAFMMIEYIRRASVTRYSATRGEIGWILDDNQGMRSIAETIGSRVNKVYQIYGKDL from the coding sequence ATGGCAGCTGCGATCACCATCCGCCCGATATCGTCCAAGCGCGACCGCAAGGCGTTCGTCGACCTGCCGTTCCGTCTGTATCGCGACGATCCAAATTGGGTGCCGCCGCTGAAGGGCGAGGCGCTGGGGCTGATCACACCCGAGAAGAACGGCTGGTACAGTCACGCGAAGGCGCAGCTTTTCCTCGCCGAGCGCGACGGCCGCGTCGTTGGCCGAATTTCCGCGCATATCGATACGCTCGCGCAGCAGATGCCCGCCGCGCAGGGCTTCGGCCCGGGCAGCGGCCAGTGGGGACTGATGGAGGCGGAAGACGAGGATATCTTCCGCGCGCTGCTGGGCAGCGCGGAGGAGTGGTTACGCGCGCAGGGTGTGGCGCTGGTGCTTGGCCCGATCTCACAGTCGATCTGGGAAGAGCCCGGATTGCTCATCGAAGGCTTCGATCATCCGCCGACGGTGATGATGGGACACGCCAAGCCCGCCTATCGCGGCTGGATCGAAGCGGCGGGATATCACCCGATCAAGCAGGTAATGACCTACGAGCTGGACATCCGGCCCGATTTCCCGCCGATCGTGCAGCGGATCATCAAATCGGGCGAGAAGAACCCGCGCATCGTCGTGCGTGAGGTCGACAAGCGGCGCTTCGACGAGGAGGCGGCGATCATCCTGTCGATTCTCAACGATGCATGGGAGGCCAATTGGGGCTTCGTGCCGCTGACCCCGCCCGAGATCAAGGACGTCGGCGTCAAGCTTAAGCCGATCGTCTTCAACGACCTGATCCGCATCGCCGAACTCGACGGCAAGCCGGTGGCGTTCATGATCACCCTGCCCGATCTCAACGAACCGCTGGCAGGGCTCAACGGCTCGCTGCTGCCGTTCGGCTGGGCGAAGCTGCTGCTGTGGCTGCGCAAGCCCAAGGTGCGCACGATGCGCGTGCCATTGATGGGTGTGGTGAAGGAGCTGCAATCATCGCGCATGGCGAGCCAGCTTGCCTTCATGATGATCGAATATATCCGGCGGGCGTCGGTGACGCGCTACAGCGCGACGCGCGGGGAAATCGGCTGGATCCTCGACGACAATCAGGGGATGCGTTCGATCGCCGAAACGATCGGCAGCCGCGTCAACAAGGTCTATCAGATCTACGGCAAGGATCTGTAG